In Mya arenaria isolate MELC-2E11 chromosome 1, ASM2691426v1, the genomic stretch cgggtcaaaaactaggtcactaggtcaaatatttagaataaatatttcacggtaataaattcaacaagttttatcaaatcttgatgaaacatggtcagaatgcttTTCTGCATTGtatattgcatatttttatgGGTCCACccgggtcaaaatctaggtcactaggtaaaatcttaggaaaaatatttccacgtcatgaattcaacattttttgtcaaatctttatgtaaCTTGGTCTGAATATTTTTCTGCATACtatcttgaaagtttttttaaaatgggtCATCCCGagtcaaattctaggtcactaggtcaaatcttaggagaaCGAATTCCACggtcataaaaaataattactttttgtcaaatctaattgaaacttggtcagaatatttgtctacatgttgtcttaaacatttgtgaatatgggtcacctcagataaaaaaaactaggtcaataggtcaaatcttaggaaatattttcctgatgtcatattttttatatgcttaCCAAACCTATCAATATCAGTCaacaactaaattcaattgctaatttataacacacatcccgatcattaacttttaaaatatttgtgtacatgaaatcttagatgataaaaGTGtatcatctagggtcaaaaactaggtctctgggacagatcttattggaaaagctgctgtatttataaaatgttcatttttctcacacaaatggaatagttctgttgatcaggttatttgcatgaacgatatctccgataagtataaatatgggtctttttggttaaaataatagGTCACTAActcaaatcctaggtttgcaaaattgcatcgtcaaataaaaaacccggctttaatgcggcgttgccgcattggcgtcttgttaaatattaagtCACTTAATTTACCATTCTTGTCTTCGCTATATATTAGTTCATCATTTTAGCTAGATatttatgtgtttgtgtttCTCAATGTATTTTCTTTGACAACCCTAATGTGACAATATAATATAGTGTTCAAAAGTCCTTCTATTTCACACaacacaatgaaaataatagttttatttgaagtatttgTTTGTGATATCCCTGACATAGCATGTTGATTGACATGGACTTATAAAATCGTATTTTTTACAGCTGTAtgtcttaattttaaattagcatgcaaattgtacattttatgcTGAAAACAATCAATTGATCAATCTACAGTTGTTAgttccattcggaactcctcggccatttttatcgaaaataacatcggatgtatgccggtacatcagttaagtagttcgtaaatttttgaattatatcattaattaagtgtagtgttttaaagttgtatttattgttctaagtttaaaatgattgccagtgaagtgaataattgcaaacatcattatgattcccaagagttaagtcatatattttaactgttaaataaaattactacgcgatctacttgcagcggacttaaacgtaccactttttgagtatgtaaaccgtccaaatacatccgaggttgttttcgatcaAATGGCCGAGTAGCTCCGAATGACCCTAAAGGTGTTTCAGTCTACATAGTGAGGAAACCAAATTTCTGTATACGATGTTTGACGATAATCGAAAATGCTATCTGATCAGATGCCTTCATGCTATGATACGTTCGTAGTGGATGGGTTCGAACCCTAGCAAAGCTCTTGCAGTCGGATACGTTTACGGGCAATTGTCGAACACCTATCAAGAAAGTCTCGTATCATTGGCCCCAAAACGTGGCGAAATAGTGCGGGTTTCTGGTGCGGGAGTCCCGGTGTGCTCAAGCTCTTTTAAATGCGTTTACTTTCTGTGAGTGAGACTTAATTTggatcattttcatttttaaccgGATATTGTTATTGCCGTTCCACACGAAAGCAGCGAAGCGGTATCAGAGAGTGCtttgcttaaagtgacactcttattcaaaatcaatacataccaatgcattacaaacataaaattttgaatgataaacctttaactagttacaaaataatgcatttatggaaaattttaattactgataacattattgtaaccatgtattaaaaagctgaaaacgccaaaatattaaatagttggtgaatactaaaagatttactgcgatcttaTATTGTCTCATAAGCTAGATATACTGTGTTTGCTACacattcctttcaaattaaacacggtatacttcataagaaccattgttttcaacatgtattctccctttttggtatattaaaaatTGTATTAGTTGAGGTAAATCTTATGCGGGAGTAATAGTGCCTCGGCGTTCTTACCAAAcgtaattaaaagtaaacaccTCTATATACAAACgagatttattaatttatataacacAACGAAACACTAGCTTTAgaaaaatgtccattttatgTTGAAGCATACCAGCCGACTACACCATCAACCCTGAAAAGTTACAAAAACACATGAATTatagcttaaagctgcactctcacagatataccgtttttacaactattttatattttgtcttggaaagagcaattttttgtgtaaatatatgcaaaccaatgataaaagattgctgacaaaggatcagaaaacagattttcatatttcctttcgataattaaggttttatggcttaaaccgttactaacggtttaagaaaaatgcatacaagatcaatttttgaacttaaatataaaaatctgcgatctaattttttgtcagcagttttatataactagtgtccatgcattttcgcaataatgggctcgttccaagacaaaaaaagttgtcaaaacgttcaaactgtgagagggcagctttaaaactGATACATTGCTATATTTGAGTATTCGTATTGGTTATGAGAAAGTTCGCAAAATGTTGTAGTCCAAAGCTGTGAGCATTATAACCTGTGTTATTCCTCCGAGGATCAAAAATGATTGTCAGCACATCAGATACAAACacaacattataaaatattactttgatATTCCCATGTTTATGTGTAAGACGTGCTCAAAATCAGCACATAAGTTATTGGATATCAAATGAAAACGACGCACGTGTTGTAGTATTAATGACGAATTTTAACCCCACCGAGTGAGGGCGAAAACAGTCTCTCCCTACTTAAACATAGAGAAAAGAAAAGCGAAAAAGTTATATACGCTTCTttatgtaatgcaccagtcaattgtaaccatggtcCCCCAGATCCGGGGCatagcggggactttggctTTTGGTCCAGCAAAGCCCGGGTAAagtccccgtcctgcggggacgaactaatggttaaatccccgccaaattcccccgcacccaagggacccttaggtaaggcccattccccgctgtattttgctcgaagacaaaaaaccgcattcacccggcactgcggggccaactggaaggtaaaaacacgacccgtttccccggctatccccggtataccccggaccgGCGGgggtggggggcgtggttacaattgactggtgcataattatttattcacTTAAAACGTTCTCGCTTTCACCTCCAGTATGCTTACCAGCAACACAGGCGGTGAGGTAACTGGCCAAGGTGCCCGTAATCAGCACACGGACAGTCAATTTCGATAGTTCCGTCGTACGGCTAGGAATAAGACTTGACATTGCTCCGACGAGCATCCCTAGAAGACCAACGCTTGCAAATCCACAAAGAGCGAACGTTAAAATAATCACACTTCTTTCCTACAAAGAAATatcttttaaagtgacactcttattcaaaatcaatacatacagatgtatgacaaacatcaattttgactgatttaCCTTTAacaatttactgaataatgcatttatgaaaagttttaattgctgataacaatattgtaataatttgcgctttctgctattaaattcactgttaaaatcttgttatcagtaattcatatcaatatatccataaatgcattatttagtaagtagttaaaggttcagcactcaaaatatatatttgttatacatgtgtatgtattgattttgagtaagAGTGTCAATTAAATGATTGTAGCGGTCTTAGGATCCAgatagtaattaatattatccatgaatgcattatttagtcaATAGTTTAAGatgtatcagtcaaaatttatgtttgttaaacatgtgtttgaattgattttgaataaactaaaaattataataccgaatatgtaaaaatatatatatatatatttttaaatatgcactttgtactgtataatatactaacagttagtatattatacagtacaaagtgcatatttaaaaaaataataatatttttttacatattcggtataatcatttttagtaaggaattataagattttttttttgattttttaaaaaaaatgattgagtctgaaaatccggtgccagtgattTATCCATACCGACATAACGCCTCCAGTTAAGGTCCTATTTTCGTGCTTAAGAAATATATCATCCTCTACATAGAACCACGTTGTGTTGTATTGCAATTCATAGCGGGTCAGCACATCGTTGTTATCAACTATCTGTCCAAGTTTCAGATACGAAACACCAGCGTTTGCCAAGGTCCTTAATCCGAGAAGTTCGGCAGCTTTGAAACAGTCTGACACAGAAATGCCCATCAGGAAAACCAGGGGGTAAAATGCATACGACaaaataatctgaaaataagGAAGGAACGAAAGATAACAAGCCTGTTGTATTTCAGTCAAAAAgtgggcataactcaacaatatttaaatcaagaattatgggCCTAGCCATGCATGTCCTTATTCACCATGGCAACAATTTGTACAAATAAGATAATAACAATTACAGGGACAGGGCCATTTTTGAGAGTTTCaaatatacagtgtgtgtataccacgtgataaattgcgtcataaatgctacgtcggaaggcaacattttgcttcgaatgaagacttaaaacaagataatttgactatttcttcaccattttagataaaacatagcgcagtctacgcctcttacagagccccaccttcggtcttttaccagagttcgattgagagtttagtttcttcaaacacttcaaaaaaacttttcacaatacggccgtctgacggagcactgtcaaaacattattatggaaacatgtttgttgaagtgtttgttgaaactaatcacctaatcaaacttcggaaatgaaacaaatgcggggctctttaagcggcatagactgccctttgttttatttaaaatggtgtagtataagaaaagttatctttgattgtagtctttattttatgtaaaatgttgccttccgacgtagcatatatgacgtaatgtatcacgtggtatacacacactgaatataAACCCTATTTAGCCGCACAaggtaatgttttaaaaagtttatattgatgataaagGTTAAAGTTTCTATGCACTATATCACagacgacaccaaggctataacaataaCTCAACCTTTTGTCGTTCCAAAACAGacgagataaaaaaacaacaacataaaacgtGCATGCCATTAAATACTTGTGTTaagtgtttgttattttaaaataatttatttcgccTTGGAATGTAATTTATTAACTGAAATCATAGTAGTCTGTTTACTaaatacaatgacaaatatGTGGATCTAGAAGCAACCACAATATTGTCGTAATTTAGCATTCGTCTAGTGTTTTTACACTTCATCTAAGTTAAATAGGaaacttaaaattatttgaaatccCACAAAACATTACACTAAACGTCAGGTGCAGGTCTACTCTGTTCGCAAACCATTCCACAGTTTTGTCCGCCATCTCGATAACCGACAAAAACACGATCATGTTTGCAACGATACTCGCTGTCAACTTTACTCCTGCCTTTGTTCCTATTACAAGAGCTTCTAGCATATTGTCCCCCGTTTGaatactgtaaaaaaaaacttgcattCACAGCAAATACAATCACCAAaccattatttgaaaacatgtctGATATCGATTAGCTGTCTTTCATATCATCAACTAATATATTGTCAAGAATTTGTTCCAAAACCGGTAACACTTTGCTCAATaatagaatgttttatttatgtaagtaATGCATTTTAGCTTTTAGCTTATTGctatttttttggtaaatctACAAATGAATGCTAATCAGTTCATCTACGACCTGACCGCGGTTATAAAAGGTCTTTTACTTCAATTTCTTAATTATGTATGATAGTGCGCGTTAGATTTTGCATACCAACTGTGACCTAGTTTCATGGTACAGGGAATACAGAGGTCATTCGCGGAACACACCGACAACAAaattcacacaaaaacacacacaaagaatacattaataacatacatgtatacattgaataaCAACAAATTTATCACAATAGTTAGGAACGGCCTGCGATATAGAGGAATTAAATCTGGGAACAAAATCAACTCCTAGTTTTCGGTTAGTAGTCGATTCCGTAAAGAGCGTATTTGGCTATGAACAATAAACCCAAAAAcaactatataaaaattgttAGTATTTCAAGAAAACTCACTTGCTAGTTCAGCTAAAATGAGTTTATTTACCTCTTTTTTGTTGGCTTCATTTTTGTTTCGGCATTTGTGCTTGTACTAATTGGAGCAGATTTCTCACTCTGACTCTCTGTTTCTTCTTGTTTAACAGATCCATTAATGTCGTCATCATGGTGAGCAAGACTCTCAGTTGTGTCAACTTTTAATTCTAAAACGTGttcatttgtattgttgttgcAAAATTTGGGAACTGGAACGTTACCATTTACTTTGATGGTATCCAATGATAACTTTGGATTATCGTCAACAATACTTTTCGTTGAATCCAGACTAACATCGACTTCTACTTCTTCTTTAAGAGCTTCGTTAAGTTCTTTGTCACAATCGGGAAACATCAACTTTGCACAAACAAGAGCGGCTGGTGCCGACATTGCTGAAGCCGACAATAAGTGTGAAGCTGGAACCTGTAGCATTTATTTAAACCCGTATCAGAGAGTAAACACGCATCACTTTTTCTATTTCGTTTTCAATTGCAAGAGTGAAAGTGGTGCCCGTCTCTACTTAACAGTGACTTGATTCCGCGTTCCACACAAAGGAAACGTTCTATTGGCCTCTAAAAACTTGGTCAACTTCAATcggaaacaacctcggatgtattgaTATGACTTCGCGTTCTATTTGCAGCGTAGTCagatgtaaataattttgacattgtaaaccgtccatatgcATCCAATGTTGCTTCTGATGAAAtatggccgaggtgctccgattgCTCACGAACTCGGGTGTGATTTATATAAGCTCCCAGTAATCTTTTCAGTTGTGCTAACATAAATCAGTATTAGTTTAtaactattatatttatttgatgcaTGAAGTATGTCTCTTTTGTGAAGAAAAGCTTTACTCTATAATGAATCACCGTCGAGGCCGTGTCCAGGGTAAAAACTGTATTGATATTCTTTGTGAAGGCCAATAGAATGCTATCTTGCTGGTAACTAAACTAAATCTGACatattcggaactcctcggccattaaatcgaaaacaacctcagatgtatttggacggtttacatactcaaaaagaggtacgtttaagtccattgcaagaagatcgcgtagtaattttatttagcagttaaactttatgacttaactcttcgaaatgttaataatgtttgcaaaaatacacTGGCAATCAATCTAAACTtcgatcaataaatacaactctaaatcactacatttaattaatgatataattccaAATATTATgcactacttcaactgatgtaccggcatacatacgaggttgtttttgataaaaatggccgaggagctctgaatgttgttttcgataaaaatggccgaggagctccgaatctGACATCGTGTTAAGATACGAAACATAAAAGGTCCAAATACATTGACATGGTCCGAATGTGATGCAGACATTATATCCAATGTCACGTTTAACGTTGGTTGGTGACATATAAAGTTTTGTACAGTCTGATTTGCTATAGTTACCCCGAACTGTGCAAACTTGATCAAAGCAGAGCCCCCGCAAGAAGCAAACCAATTCGTCATCAGAGCAAAAAGGTGAGATGTCGGCATACCCTCGATGTACTCAACTACCAGTAAAGCTGATTCAATCTGTAAAACGAAAGTCGTACACATGTTCACACACCAATACTTACACCTAATCTTCCATTCCTTAAAAGAACAGCTTTTCcgcaattgcgaatattttccttttaacatGAGACAACAGCAAAAGGAAAGCATTCATTCATCAATTGACAATCACTATTAATTTACATATAAGTATTATATCAGTACTGATAACCTCCCAAATGAGCATTAACATCTATTATGCACAATGTTATTGATAAactaaaatattacatttgtgAAATGTACATGGTTATACTGTTGtgtcggggatatgaacgcagttgggctagTAAAAGGTACGCGTGGAGTCATCCACACACACGcacgctcgctcgctcgctcgcacgcacgcacgcacgcacgcacgcacgcacgcacgcacgcacgcacgcacacacacacacacacacacaagatatggtttttttttctgtattctataaaatgtatttatttaatagatATATCAAatctattttttaataataatataagaataatgGAAAAGATGCGCAATGAAATGTATACAAACCCCTCCAAGAAATATATTGGCGCAAGCATTGACAGCTTCCGGGGCAGAAACATCCAAGACTACAGCGAGAACTTTTCCCAATGATTTCACAATGAACTGAATCGTTCCCAAGTAGATAAGCACTTGAATCACCGCGCAAAACACTATTATGGCTGGCACCGTCTGCAAATAAAGGTGTGCAATATAACTAAAAAGgcatgtatttcaaaaatattctgtAAGAATGGGCATTTTCAAACGCATGTGATACAAAAACAGTATAAAGGCACAGAAATGAAACagaattttcaatataattaagACCGTTCATTGGCAGTAATGCAGGTGTTACCTGTTCATTGGCACCAACCGTCAACTAGCAGCAATCGTTTGTGGAAACCGATCACTGGCAGTAATGGTGGGTGTAAACCGATCACTGGCAGTAATGGTGTGTGAAAACCGATCACTGGCAGTAATGGTGGGTTGAAACCGATCACTGGCAGTAATGGTGGGTGGAAACCGATCACTGGCAGTAATGGTAGGTGTAAACCGATCACTGACAGCAATGGTAGGTGTAAACCGATCACTGACAGCAATGGTAGATGCAAACCTCTCATTGACAGCAATAGTATGTGTAAACCTctcattgacagcaatggtagCAATTGTAGGTGTAAACCTCTCATTGACGGCAATGGTAGGTGTTAACCtttcattgacagcaatggtaTGTGTAAACCTctcattgacagcaatggtagCAATGGTAGGTGTAAACCTCTCATTGACACCAATGGTAGGTGTAAACCtttcattgacagcaatggtagGTGTAAACCTctcattgacagcaatggtagGTGTCAACcgttcattgacagcaatgatAGATGTAAATCTTTCACTGACAGCAATGGTAGATTTAAACCtttcattgacagcaatggtagGTGTCAACCTGCCATTGCTGTGGCTGGTGTCAACCGTTTATTGACAGCAATGGTAGGTGTAAACCTTTCATTGGCAGCAATGGTAGGTGTAAACTTTTCATTGGTAGCAATGGTAGGTGTAAACCTTTCATTGGTAGCAATAGTAGGTGTCAACcgttcattgacagcaatggtgGGTGTAAACCtttcattgacagcaatggtagGTGTAAACCTctcattgacagcaatggtagGTGTAAACCGTTCATTGACAGCAATAGAAGGTTTAAACCGTTCATTGACAGCACTTAAAGGTGTTAACCGTTTATTGACAGCAATGGTAGGTGTAAAACATTCATTGACAGCAATAGTTGGTGTAAACCGTTCATTGACAGCAATAGTAGGTGTAAACCGgtcattgacagtaatggtagGTGTAAACcgttcattgacagcaatggtagCCGAAAACCATTCATTTACAACAATGGTAGGTGCAAACCGTTCATTGACACCAATGATAGGTGCAAACCGTTCATTGACACCAATGATAGGTGCAAACCGTTCATTGACACCAATGATAGGTGCAAACCGTTCATTGACACCAATGATAGGTGCAAACCGTTCGTTGACACCAATGATAGGTGTAAACCGTTCATTGACAGCTATTAACAGAATCCTGGtctcaatatcaatattaaccCATTTTACCACGTTAAATCAAAAGTTATTacaattcatatatttttattacttttaagaGCGCGTTCTATCatataatatgttgatttaaatctTTGGTCAATATTCCAATGGAAAATTATTCAAAAGCCAAAAAGAGGATAACAattctttttaacaattactcaaggatattgtttacatctatatttattttttctttgaaatattgtcaatttatatcaacaatttccattaaaaaag encodes the following:
- the LOC128232007 gene encoding solute carrier family 28 member 3-like, with the translated sequence MKKFLLQNKEIVTSLRNYALLVLFLMYYGYAMYCHFGDEPSVRLTVFTCLGVWLIFWRKIKLNEFVQNGIRGILAIVHAAYHSGQRPRIIRWFLYILNAGVLLTYLVIEVILAEPRKLISLGGFLAFLLLLFLMSNNKRQINWHCIFWGCCIQCYIGYFILKSSSGRYLVNWFAARLEEFMQYSDVGAEYVFGPKFLDHPFAFQTVPAIIVFCAVIQVLIYLGTIQFIVKSLGKVLAVVLDVSAPEAVNACANIFLGGIESALLVVEYIEGMPTSHLFALMTNWFASCGGSALIKFAQFGVPASHLLSASAMSAPAALVCAKLMFPDCDKELNEALKEEVEVDVSLDSTKSIVDDNPKLSLDTIKVNGNVPVPKFCNNNTNEHVLELKVDTTESLAHHDDDINGSVKQEETESQSEKSAPISTSTNAETKMKPTKKSIQTGDNMLEALVIGTKAGVKLTASIVANMIVFLSVIEMADKTVEWFANRVDLHLTFSIILSYAFYPLVFLMGISVSDCFKAAELLGLRTLANAGVSYLKLGQIVDNNDVLTRYELQYNTTWFYVEDDIFLKHENRTLTGGVMSERSVIILTFALCGFASVGLLGMLVGAMSSLIPSRTTELSKLTVRVLITGTLASYLTACVAGLMV